In Deltaproteobacteria bacterium, the sequence CGCACCTCGACGCATCCGCTGAACTCGGGCTTCATGCTCTTCAACGTGCCCGCGGATGGCCCGTACGACTTCACCGCGACCGTGGACGAGGAGGAGGAGACCTCGACGAACGCCCCGCAGGTCTTCGCGTCGTCGGTGACGATGACGTACCTGGTCTACGGCGGCGAGTACGAAACGAACCCGACGCCGACGGGCTGCGAGTGAGCCATTCCTGAACCACACCGCCCCGGGAGCGCACGCTCGCGGGGCGGCAGGGCCTTCTTGTATTCGCTTCAGTTCACGACCACTTCGATCCGTACCAAATCCTGGGCCGCGAGATCGAGAGGGATGCGGTAAAACCCCTGCGGTCCCGGCGAAACGACGACGGTGGCGGCAGGCTCGGCGCCGGGGCGCGTCGCGCGCACGCCGATCGGATTCGCGAGGCCGTATCGTTCGCCTTTGAACACGAGCGAGGTCGCGATCGATTGGTCGCTCGCGTTTGCGACGAAGAATGCGATGCGCTTGGGATCGCCCGGCGCGGCGAACGCGGACACGATGACGGGCTGCGATGGCCAATCCCCGCGGTGTTCGTGCGTCGGCCCGTTGATGGACGAGTAGAAATCGTACGAGAACGACACGGGTGCGGGAATGGGATCGAGTCCCGGCGGCGGCAGCATGCGGCCCGCCGTCAGCCACGGATTGCCGAGCGCGAGACGTAGCTCGATGCACCGACGCAGGTACTCGACCTTGTCGGGATCGGCCTCTTTCAGATTGTCTTTCGTCCACCCGCGCAGCCCCGCGCGATCGATCCACCCCGTTTTGAACGAACAGGGATACCCGCCCGGGCAAGACACGGCCTCGGGGCGAATCGTCGCGAACAATTCGGGGTGTTCGTTGTAGTAGATCAGCTCAAGCAGACCGCCGTTGATGTAGTTATACGCCGCGACCCAATACCAAGCGTCGCCGATGGTGTCGGAGATCTGGACTTTGCCGCCCACGCGCACCGGACCGAAGGCGTGCGTGACGTATTCCATGAGCGGAATCTGACGCGCCCAGCCTTCCATCAACAGGCGGTTGAGTTTGACGAACCGCGGTGCGTCGGCGGGCGATTTGCCGTCGGAACTTCGGTAAGGTCCGTCACCCGGCGCGCCGAGATGGTAGTAGTCGATGAAGTCCACGAACGGCTCGGTCACGTTTTCGATGCCGAATCCGAAGTCGGGGTCCGTCTGCGCGGCGCGTTCGAAGATTCGTCGTTCGGACTGCGTGATGAATCGCCCCCACCCCATCTGCGGATGATCGTGCGAGTAGCCTCCGAGCCGGTCGAAGCAATACTGACCCAGGAGCGTGACCGGGATGTCGTAATACAGCCCATCCATCACGCGATCGGCCGCGAGATCCCCCTCGTGCTCGAGCAGGTTCCGGCGCCATTCGATGAAGTCGCGCGTTTTCGAAGCGGCCGGGCAAATCGAGTGCACATCTCCGTCAACGTCCTTGATGTCGAAGGAGAGCGGTTCGATCTTCCCCGAAAATCCGACGATGGCTTTTTCGATCCAGGGCGCTCCGAGATCCTTGCTTTCGAGGAGATTGCCGTGCCATCCCGTCCACCCCGGCGTGCCCGTATGGAGGAAATTGTCGAACACGAAGGGATAGACCAGATCGCCGCGCTCGCGGACCTGGCGCATGGCGTGCGTGAAGCCGGGACGAAACGGAACCCAATATTTGTCGATCCAACCGGCCTGGTAGAAGGCGTAGTCGTATCCGCCGAAGTCCGCCCCGTTGGGGCCGAAATCCCACCCCATGGTGAAGAGCACGCCGTCCCCGGGAACGAATCCGGTGAACAGTTCATGGAAGACGCGCATCCATTCGGATTGATCGACCTTGGACGAGAGGCCGAAGACACCGACGCCCATCTTTTCGAAGACGCTACGGCGCGGCTCGGGGCGCTTTTTGACGACGTTCTGAGCCCAGACCTGCGTCTCGGCCCACCGGCGGTAGATCTCGCCCGCGGCCGCCCAGTCGCCGTACTCCATCGTTTCCAGACGAACGGGGCGATCCTGCGTGAACTCGCCCGGTTCGTTTCCGCGCGGCCCGTCCACCGCCCAGTTCATCGACGTGACCGCCAGCGTGGGAACGCCGTTCGGAGCGGCGGGGCGCGTATGCATGAACCGGAAAAACCGCTCCGTCCACAGGTCGTCTCGCGCATAAAGGGCGAATCCGCCGCCCGCCGCCTGCGAATAGTACGCCACCAGCGGCAGCATGGCCTCGTGACCGGAGGGGTACTGAAGATCTCCCAGAAAGAAATCCTCGGCCTGGTGCATCCGACGCAGTGCCGCGAGCGGGTTGCGAATCTCGACACCGCTCTCGATCGGTGCGGCGAATCGGTCGCCCCCCCCCCCGGCGGAAAGCATCGCCAGCCCGGCGAACTGCGGCCATGTGGCCGAAAAGATCATCGCTCCGGGCACACTCGCGCTGAACCGGAACTCGGCCCAGCCCTCGGCCGCGGGCATGTCGATCGTCGCCGTGAACGTCCAGCCCCGCTCCTCTTTCCAGGCGATTGTGACCGACGTGCCCCCGGGATACCGGGCTTTCTCCTGCCTCTTGATCTCGGGATTCGCATGGAGCGAAAGTCCCTTTCGGGGGCCGTAATCGACGGGCTTGTAGCCGCCGTCGCCGTCGGATTCGAGTAACTGGATGGAAAACGGCGTGAGCCCGAGGAGATTGGTCGAGGTATCGAGCAGCGAAATCGACTTCCTGATGTCGCGAACCGACACGATATGGCCGGATGAAGGTTCGATCGAGATCTCGATGGCGCCGTTGGCGAAGGTGACGGCGTCCGACGGGACGATGCGGCTGCCGGGATTGAGGGAGGGATTCCCGATGCGGCGCTGCGCCTGCTTCCAAAGCCCGCCAGGGGTCGCCGCGTTTCTTTCGCTTTCGTCATGGCAGTTCATGCAACAAACGGAAACAACCAGCAGGAGAATCGGAAGCAACCAAAGCTGTTTTTTCGGGTGAGATAACTTCATGCCGATTCCGTGATGGAAGCGCCCATGTTAGGCGAACTCTCGTCACGTCACAACAACGCATCTGAACCGGAATCGGCCGTATCGGTGTGAAAGTGAAGGGAATTTCCAAAAATTCAGCGCATCAGGAACCGGGCCGACGCGTTTTTCGGGATCAGACGACGGTTTTCGAACGCGAACTCGGCGGCGCCGGAGGTCGGTTGCGCTCCGGGAAGACCGCGGTAGTGCACGGACACATCCGTTCGCTCGCCGGACTCGCAGATCAGGATCTCGTGCGAGCGCGTCGCGGTCATGCCGGTCTTGTCGAGCACGGACACATCGGTGCGTGAACGCAGAGCCAACAGTTCCGAAAGCGCCTCGCGTTCCGACGCCGTGTGGCCGCACAGGTCCACTCCTCGCCCAATGCCGCCGGGGACCGGCGGATCGACCATGTGGCGCATCGACGTCGCCCCGCCGATGACCGTTATCAGGGCGATGGCGACGCCGATCCGAATAACCCATGGAATCGTGCGGGACATGTCGGCCTCAGTGATACCGGCGCATCAGGCTCACGACGATGCCCTGAACGCCGACGCGGTGCGACTCGTACACCTGCGACTCGAACGCGGGGTTCGCGGGGACGAGCGTGATGAATCCGTTGTGTTTCTGAATCTTTTTGACGGTGGTCTCGGCCTCGTCCACGAGCGCGACGACCACCTGGCCGTTCTCGGCGCTCGCCTGACGTCGAATGATGAGAATGTCGCCGTCGTGGATTCCCTCGTCGATCATCGAATCGCCCTCGACGCGCAGCGCGAAATGCTCCCCGTGACGCAGGAAATTCTCCGGCAGGGCGACCGTGTCGAGGTCGTCGCGGGTCTCGACCGCGGGAATCGGCAGACCGGCGGCGATGTTTCCGAGAATCGGCACCTCGACGACCGCCGCGAGGTCCATGTGCGCGGGCCGGATCGACCGACTGCGGTTCCAGTCCTTGGCCAGCACGTCCATTTTTTCGAGCGCCGTGATGTGCTGGTGCACCGTGGCCACGCTCGACAGCCCGAAGTGCGCCGCGATCTCGCGCATGCTGGGGGCATAACCCTTCGTCGCCAGATGCTCACGGATGTAATCGAGAATCTGCTTCTGCCGTTTCGTGAAACGCATGTGGGACCTCCTCCAACGGTTCAAGTCGATCACGTCTTGCCGTACCGCCGTGGCGGGAAACCCGACCTCGGCTGTTCGGCGCGAATTTTTCTGATCCCACATCCCACCCCCCGCTCACGGACGCCGGTCGGCGCCGGGGGAAGGCGCAAACCGAGGGGAGACGTCCGTTCGGGTATGTTCGTTTTCTGTTCGCGATAGTAAACCGAACAGAAATCGAATGTCAATCCGAAAAAGGGGATTCCCGGGAGGAGTATGACCCTATCTGTCGTACTGGATCGACGGACGCGGCATCCGCGTCACGGCAGGAAGACGAAAACTCCGAACTTGAATCCGAATTCCCGGGCGTTTTCATCCACGCTCTCGGTCTCGACGCTCGAGACCTCGTTGCCGTTCGAATCGGCGGAAATCGTGGAGGTCTCGTCGTCGCCGCCGAGCGTATACCCGCGATAAAACAGCGCCGGGGCGAGGCCCACCTGCCCGCCGGCGAGCTGGATATTGGCGCCGGCCTCGAGTTCGTACGCGGGGAATCCCGAGTAGCTGTCCGAGGTGGCGAGGCCGACCTCGGGCTCGGTCTCCACCGTTCGCGCATTGTATCCGATGGTCAAACCGCCGTAGGGATCTACGATGGCGTCGAGCGGAAAGAACCAGAGCGTCTGCAATCCGATCATCACGTCCGTGGACGTCTCGATCGTGTCGTTGTCGTCGAGGCTGCGATCGTAGTCGTATTCGACCGCGACGCCGATCTCCCACGTCCGCACGGGGAAATAGCCGATTTTCGTGCCGAGGCCGAAGCGTGTGTGGTCGGTATCCGTGTTGCCGGAATTCTCGCGATCGACGGCGACGTTGTTGAAACTGAAGTTGGCGCGCGTGGAGCCTGAGAGGAACCACGTGCCCGATTCGTAAACGCGGTC encodes:
- a CDS encoding outer membrane beta-barrel protein gives rise to the protein MTMFQRLGAVLAILALTIPATALGADPDRVYESGTWFLSGSTRANFSFNNVAVDRENSGNTDTDHTRFGLGTKIGYFPVRTWEIGVAVEYDYDRSLDDNDTIETSTDVMIGLQTLWFFPLDAIVDPYGGLTIGYNARTVETEPEVGLATSDSYSGFPAYELEAGANIQLAGGQVGLAPALFYRGYTLGGDDETSTISADSNGNEVSSVETESVDENAREFGFKFGVFVFLP
- the lexA gene encoding transcriptional repressor LexA, translating into MRFTKRQKQILDYIREHLATKGYAPSMREIAAHFGLSSVATVHQHITALEKMDVLAKDWNRSRSIRPAHMDLAAVVEVPILGNIAAGLPIPAVETRDDLDTVALPENFLRHGEHFALRVEGDSMIDEGIHDGDILIIRRQASAENGQVVVALVDEAETTVKKIQKHNGFITLVPANPAFESQVYESHRVGVQGIVVSLMRRYH